The Inediibacterium massiliense genome has a segment encoding these proteins:
- the gatA gene encoding Asp-tRNA(Asn)/Glu-tRNA(Gln) amidotransferase subunit GatA, whose protein sequence is MKLYDLTMHEVLEKIKKQEVSKEDVLNTTMNRMKEMDPHIGAYLYVNEKLDSKDGELSGIPMSIKDNICTKNIPTTCASKILKNFIPPYDATVVERLYENGCILIGKTNMDEFGIGSSTENSSFQITKNPWNTEYVPGGSSGGSAASVASSQAYFSLGADTGGSIRQPSAFCGLVGLKPTYGLVSRYGLIAYGSSLDQIGPITKDVKDCAIVLNHIAGYDSKDSTSIKCEKVDYTKELKKDISGTKIGIIKEYINESMDEYVKHSFFDACKKLESLGAIVEEVSIPHVKYSLPTYEIISSSECSSNLSRFDGIRYGVRVQKDESSDLFVDTRSEGFGEEVKRKILLGTFFLTEDAYEQYYERALKVRTLIKKDFNEAFKKFDAVISPTSPNLPFKIGKHTIDRYIQDTYTVAANLAGIPAISIPCGCQENLFIGLQIMGKALDEKMILNIAYAFEQINDYHKKRPNWRG, encoded by the coding sequence ATGAAGCTTTATGATTTGACTATGCATGAAGTTTTAGAAAAAATTAAAAAACAGGAAGTAAGTAAAGAAGATGTTTTAAATACTACTATGAATAGGATGAAAGAAATGGATCCTCATATAGGAGCATATCTTTATGTAAATGAAAAATTAGATAGCAAAGATGGAGAGCTTTCAGGAATTCCTATGTCTATTAAGGATAATATTTGTACTAAGAATATTCCTACTACTTGTGCATCTAAAATACTTAAAAATTTTATCCCTCCTTATGATGCAACTGTTGTAGAGAGACTTTATGAAAATGGATGTATTTTAATAGGGAAAACAAATATGGATGAATTTGGAATAGGGTCTTCTACGGAAAACTCTAGTTTTCAAATTACTAAAAATCCATGGAATACAGAGTATGTTCCAGGAGGATCTAGTGGAGGATCAGCAGCATCTGTAGCATCTTCACAAGCTTATTTTTCTTTAGGAGCAGATACAGGAGGTTCCATTCGACAACCATCAGCATTTTGTGGATTAGTAGGACTAAAACCTACCTATGGACTTGTATCTAGATATGGACTTATAGCTTATGGATCATCACTAGATCAAATAGGACCAATTACAAAGGATGTTAAGGATTGCGCTATTGTACTCAATCATATAGCAGGATATGATTCAAAGGATAGTACTTCTATAAAATGTGAAAAAGTAGATTATACAAAGGAGTTAAAAAAAGATATAAGTGGAACAAAAATAGGAATTATTAAAGAATATATAAATGAAAGTATGGATGAGTATGTAAAACATTCTTTTTTTGATGCATGTAAAAAACTTGAAAGCTTAGGAGCTATAGTAGAAGAAGTATCTATTCCCCATGTAAAATATTCTCTGCCTACATATGAAATTATATCTTCTAGTGAATGTAGTTCCAATTTGTCAAGATTTGATGGAATTCGTTATGGAGTTAGAGTACAAAAAGATGAATCTAGTGATTTGTTTGTAGATACAAGGTCTGAGGGTTTTGGAGAAGAAGTAAAAAGAAAGATTTTATTAGGGACTTTTTTTCTAACAGAAGATGCTTATGAACAATATTATGAAAGAGCATTAAAGGTAAGAACCTTAATCAAAAAGGATTTTAATGAAGCTTTTAAAAAGTTTGATGCAGTGATATCTCCTACATCTCCTAATCTTCCATTTAAAATAGGAAAACATACTATAGATAGATACATACAAGATACATACACAGTAGCTGCAAATTTAGCAGGAATCCCTGCTATTTCTATTCCTTGCGGATGCCAAGAAAACTTATTTATAGGTCTTCAAATTATGGGAAAAGCATTGGATGAAAAGATGATTCTAAATATTGCCTATGCTTTTGAACAAATTAATGATTATCATAAAAAAAGACCTAATTGGAGGGGATGA
- the ligA gene encoding NAD-dependent DNA ligase LigA, whose product MNKDEVYQKIYDLVQNLNEHNYNYYVLDHPTITDYEYDMMMNELIKLEEQFPELVMDNSPTKRVGGEALSSFNQVRHTVPMLSLDNSYESKDLIDFDQRVKKVIMKEVEYVVEPKIDGLSVALKYERGKFVQGATRGDGVIGEDITNNLKTVKSIPLKLKEEVDIEVRGEVFIPREKFVKINQKQEEKGETIFANPRNAAAGSLRQLDPKVTAKRGLDIFVFNIQIMDNDDILKHDEGFEYLKKLGFKTSMYKVYKNIEEVVKSCEMWQEKRSSLPFDIDGLVIKVNDLRQREKLGLKSKSPRWAIAYKFPAEQKKTKIEDITVQVGRTGALTPTAELTPVRVAGSVISRATLHNEDYIKEKDIRIGDYVMIQKAGDVIPEVVRVIVEDRSGDEISFEMPKICPSCHEETIRLEGEAVTRCVNAACPAQLRRGLIHFVSRDAMNIDGLGESIVTVLLENNLIEDAADLYNLKKEDLIHLERMGEKSVQNLLDAIKKSKENDLYRVIFGLGIKLVGIRAASLLSDAFISMDNLMKASYGEIVVIPEIGHKMAESIVAFFKEDRNVEIIEKLKKAGVNMEKYKEDDTEVEKKFEKMTFVLTGTLQKYKRNEAKEMIEKLGGKVTGSVSKKTDYVLAGSEAGSKLEKANELGVKVIDEDTFEEMIK is encoded by the coding sequence ATGAACAAAGATGAAGTATATCAAAAAATATATGATTTGGTACAAAACTTAAATGAACATAACTATAACTATTATGTACTAGATCATCCTACCATCACAGATTATGAATATGATATGATGATGAATGAGCTTATCAAGCTAGAAGAACAATTTCCTGAGCTTGTTATGGATAATTCTCCTACAAAGAGAGTAGGGGGAGAAGCACTATCTTCCTTTAATCAAGTAAGACATACAGTACCAATGCTTAGTCTTGATAATTCATATGAGTCTAAAGATTTGATTGATTTTGATCAAAGAGTAAAAAAAGTCATTATGAAAGAAGTAGAATATGTAGTAGAGCCTAAAATTGATGGATTGTCTGTAGCTTTAAAATATGAGAGAGGCAAATTTGTTCAAGGAGCTACTCGAGGAGATGGGGTTATAGGAGAGGATATTACAAATAATTTAAAAACAGTAAAATCTATTCCCCTAAAGTTAAAAGAAGAAGTAGATATAGAAGTAAGAGGAGAAGTTTTTATTCCCCGGGAAAAGTTTGTAAAAATAAATCAAAAGCAAGAAGAAAAAGGAGAAACTATTTTTGCAAATCCAAGAAATGCAGCAGCAGGCTCTTTAAGACAGCTTGATCCTAAGGTTACTGCTAAAAGAGGATTGGATATATTTGTATTTAATATACAAATTATGGATAATGATGACATTTTAAAGCATGATGAAGGCTTTGAATATTTAAAGAAATTAGGATTTAAAACGTCTATGTATAAGGTGTATAAAAATATAGAAGAAGTAGTAAAATCTTGTGAAATGTGGCAAGAAAAAAGAAGTAGCCTACCCTTTGATATTGATGGACTTGTGATAAAAGTCAATGATTTAAGACAAAGGGAAAAACTAGGTCTTAAATCCAAAAGTCCAAGATGGGCGATTGCATATAAGTTTCCAGCAGAACAAAAAAAGACAAAAATTGAAGATATTACTGTTCAAGTAGGAAGAACAGGAGCATTGACTCCTACGGCAGAGCTTACTCCTGTAAGAGTAGCAGGATCAGTTATTAGTCGTGCAACATTACATAATGAAGATTATATCAAAGAAAAGGATATTCGCATTGGAGATTATGTAATGATTCAAAAGGCAGGAGATGTGATCCCAGAGGTTGTTAGAGTAATTGTTGAGGATAGAAGTGGAGACGAAATTTCTTTTGAAATGCCCAAAATTTGTCCTTCTTGTCATGAAGAGACTATAAGACTTGAGGGAGAGGCAGTGACAAGATGTGTAAACGCTGCTTGTCCAGCACAGCTTAGACGAGGTCTCATTCATTTTGTATCAAGAGATGCTATGAATATTGATGGACTAGGAGAGTCTATTGTGACTGTTCTTTTAGAAAATAATTTAATAGAAGATGCAGCAGATTTATACAATCTAAAAAAAGAAGATTTAATTCACTTAGAAAGAATGGGAGAAAAATCTGTTCAAAACTTATTAGATGCTATAAAAAAATCTAAAGAAAATGATCTTTATAGAGTGATATTTGGCTTAGGAATAAAGCTTGTAGGAATAAGAGCAGCTTCACTACTCTCAGATGCATTTATAAGCATGGACAATTTAATGAAGGCAAGCTATGGAGAAATTGTAGTGATTCCTGAAATAGGACATAAAATGGCAGAAAGTATTGTAGCTTTTTTCAAAGAAGATCGTAATGTGGAAATTATTGAAAAGCTTAAAAAAGCTGGCGTCAATATGGAAAAGTATAAAGAGGATGATACAGAGGTAGAAAAGAAATTTGAAAAAATGACTTTTGTACTTACGGGAACTCTACAAAAATATAAGAGAAATGAAGCAAAGGAAATGATAGAAAAGTTAGGTGGAAAAGTAACAGGAAGTGTAAGTAAAAAAACAGATTATGTTTTAGCTGGAAGTGAAGCTGGATCTAAGCTTGAGAAGGCAAATGAATTGGGAGTAAAAGTAATTGATGAAGATACATTTGAAGAAATGATAAAATAA
- a CDS encoding methyl-accepting chemotaxis protein produces the protein MKKIKYKISIAIVMTCLILSGILGGYNLMNMKIDHQNEINIFKKNLLNDYDGMIKNEVHTAIGSLEYAYDQYESGKMSEEEAKELGKSLVKKLRYGNDGYFWIDDTNGILIAHPMIEGQEGDNRINIQDPKGTFLIQNIIQAVKDKGYTEFMWEKPEEVGTGKLSEKRTYSELFAPWKWIVSTGNYIDDIDRIVQERITEQEKLLKEKIIFTGIFIILSIVITSGIALFLSGKIANPILQIIKNISKDEYGNIQIKEIHVQTKDEIGQLANSMNEMLNQVKNFVNKVNSSCQILVYNGEKTQKIATILEGQTDETRMATESITSYMEDSSAAAQQISSAVEEIEKAIDSIAQMAEQGATLSNDVSKRANHMTQHTINVKEETNTIYTETKEALTEAIKEAQKVKQIYILSDEISKIAEQTNLLALNANIEAARAGEAGRGFSVVANEIRELSEHTAHTVKSIQQIVDVSIGSVDGLVDHSKNILDFIDKKVLREYEELVRAGVQYDEDAKNLNGFMTDLSATSEELSASMMEVSKSTNEVAVKVSEGAETIGSINEQAATIANHTKEITDGAKDNIKEIQDLKEIVSTFKI, from the coding sequence ATGAAGAAAATAAAGTATAAAATATCTATAGCTATTGTAATGACTTGTTTGATTCTTTCTGGAATCTTAGGTGGATATAATTTAATGAATATGAAAATTGATCATCAAAATGAAATTAATATATTTAAGAAAAATCTATTAAATGATTATGATGGAATGATTAAAAATGAAGTACATACAGCGATTGGTTCATTAGAATATGCATATGATCAGTATGAGTCTGGAAAGATGAGTGAAGAAGAAGCAAAAGAGTTGGGAAAATCCCTTGTAAAAAAATTACGGTATGGAAATGATGGATACTTTTGGATAGATGATACAAATGGAATATTAATTGCTCATCCAATGATTGAAGGTCAAGAAGGAGATAATAGAATCAATATTCAAGACCCTAAAGGAACCTTTTTAATACAAAATATTATTCAAGCTGTAAAAGATAAAGGATATACAGAGTTTATGTGGGAAAAACCAGAGGAGGTAGGAACGGGAAAATTATCTGAAAAAAGAACATATTCAGAACTATTTGCCCCTTGGAAGTGGATTGTAAGTACTGGAAATTATATTGATGATATTGATAGGATTGTTCAAGAAAGAATTACAGAACAAGAGAAACTTTTAAAAGAGAAAATTATTTTTACAGGGATATTTATAATTCTATCTATTGTGATTACTTCAGGTATTGCTTTATTCTTGAGTGGTAAAATAGCCAATCCAATCCTTCAAATTATAAAAAATATTAGTAAAGATGAATATGGAAACATACAAATAAAAGAAATTCATGTTCAAACCAAAGATGAAATTGGACAGTTGGCAAATAGTATGAATGAAATGCTCAATCAAGTAAAGAATTTTGTAAATAAAGTAAATTCATCTTGCCAGATATTGGTATACAATGGAGAAAAAACACAAAAAATAGCGACCATCTTAGAAGGACAAACAGATGAAACACGAATGGCTACAGAATCTATTACAAGTTATATGGAAGATTCCTCAGCAGCAGCACAGCAAATTAGTTCCGCTGTGGAAGAGATAGAAAAAGCTATTGATTCTATTGCACAAATGGCAGAACAAGGAGCTACTCTTTCAAATGATGTAAGTAAAAGAGCAAATCATATGACGCAACATACTATAAATGTTAAAGAAGAAACAAATACAATTTATACAGAAACAAAGGAAGCGTTAACAGAAGCTATAAAGGAAGCTCAAAAAGTAAAACAAATTTATATATTATCTGATGAAATTAGTAAAATTGCAGAACAAACCAATCTACTTGCCCTCAATGCCAATATAGAAGCAGCAAGAGCAGGTGAGGCTGGAAGGGGATTTTCTGTAGTTGCGAATGAAATAAGAGAATTATCAGAGCATACAGCTCATACTGTAAAATCTATACAACAAATAGTAGACGTAAGTATTGGGTCAGTAGATGGCTTAGTAGATCATTCAAAGAATATTTTAGATTTTATTGATAAAAAAGTTCTTCGTGAGTATGAAGAATTAGTAAGAGCAGGAGTACAATATGATGAAGATGCTAAAAATCTAAATGGATTTATGACAGATTTAAGTGCTACATCAGAAGAATTAAGTGCATCTATGATGGAAGTTTCTAAATCTACCAATGAAGTTGCAGTAAAGGTTTCAGAAGGAGCAGAAACCATAGGCTCTATCAATGAACAGGCTGCTACTATTGCAAATCATACAAAAGAAATAACTGATGGTGCAAAAGATAATATAAAAGAAATACAAGATTTAAAAGAAATAGTATCTACTTTTAAGATTTGA
- the gatB gene encoding Asp-tRNA(Asn)/Glu-tRNA(Gln) amidotransferase subunit GatB: MYQTLIGLEIHAELLTNSKIFCSCSTHFGKEANIQCCPVCLGLPGALPVLNKKVIDFAMKAGISMNCEITKKSFMDRKNYFYPDLPKAYQISQYEHPLCRDGYVEIGKDKKIGIQRIHIEEDAGKSIHEKEYSLLDYNRCGVPLIEIVTKPDMHSSEEAYLFLENLKSILEYTEVSDCKMEEGSLRCDVNINVVSSDKMKTNIVELKNLNSFKAVAKAIEYEEKRHISLLEKGENTKKETRRWDDHKNITIPMRSKEYIKDYRYFKDPDLMMIHIDEEWIDHIKKIIPELPKDKRSRFIKKYQIPDYDAKVLTSSRKIADFFEEVVKYFSDAKLVSNFIMTEVYRLLKEENINIEDINITPNNLGELLKLIKEGIISNHIGKKVFQKMYITGQKPRSIIENEGWIQISDENSIKEMIQKVINENPESIEDYKNGKDKALGFLVGQVMKQSRGKANPKLVNEYINEMIK, from the coding sequence ATGTATCAAACACTTATAGGACTTGAAATTCATGCAGAGCTTTTGACAAATTCTAAAATATTTTGTAGTTGCTCTACTCATTTTGGAAAAGAAGCAAATATACAGTGTTGTCCTGTATGTTTAGGGCTTCCTGGAGCATTACCAGTTTTAAATAAAAAGGTGATTGATTTTGCTATGAAAGCAGGAATTTCAATGAATTGTGAAATTACAAAGAAGTCTTTTATGGATCGAAAAAATTATTTTTATCCAGATTTACCAAAGGCTTATCAAATTTCTCAATATGAACATCCTTTGTGCAGAGATGGATATGTAGAAATAGGAAAAGACAAAAAAATTGGTATTCAAAGAATTCATATAGAAGAAGATGCAGGAAAGTCTATTCATGAGAAAGAGTATTCGTTATTAGATTATAATAGATGTGGAGTACCTTTAATTGAGATTGTTACAAAACCTGATATGCATTCTTCAGAAGAAGCTTATCTATTTTTAGAGAATTTAAAAAGTATCCTTGAATATACAGAGGTTTCAGATTGCAAAATGGAAGAAGGATCATTAAGGTGCGATGTAAATATCAATGTTGTATCAAGTGATAAAATGAAAACGAATATTGTAGAGCTTAAAAATTTAAATTCATTTAAAGCAGTTGCAAAGGCTATTGAGTATGAAGAAAAAAGACATATTTCTCTTTTAGAAAAAGGAGAAAATACAAAGAAAGAAACAAGAAGATGGGATGATCACAAAAACATTACCATTCCTATGAGAAGCAAAGAATACATAAAAGATTATAGATATTTTAAAGATCCAGATTTGATGATGATTCATATAGATGAGGAGTGGATAGATCATATAAAAAAAATCATACCCGAGCTTCCTAAAGATAAAAGAAGTCGTTTTATAAAGAAGTATCAAATTCCAGATTATGATGCAAAGGTACTTACTTCTTCAAGAAAAATAGCAGATTTTTTCGAAGAGGTGGTAAAGTATTTTTCAGATGCTAAGCTTGTAAGTAATTTTATCATGACAGAGGTTTATAGACTATTAAAGGAAGAAAATATAAATATAGAAGATATAAACATTACTCCAAACAATTTAGGAGAGCTTCTTAAACTTATAAAAGAAGGGATTATTAGCAATCATATAGGGAAAAAAGTTTTTCAAAAGATGTATATTACTGGACAAAAACCAAGAAGTATTATAGAAAATGAAGGCTGGATACAAATATCTGATGAAAATAGTATCAAAGAAATGATACAAAAGGTAATCAATGAAAATCCTGAGTCTATTGAGGATTATAAAAATGGAAAAGATAAAGCACTAGGTTTTTTAGTAGGACAAGTCATGAAACAATCTAGAGGAAAAGCAAATCCTAAGCTTGTCAATGAATATATCAATGAAATGATCAAGTAA
- the pcrA gene encoding DNA helicase PcrA, whose translation MDLSMLNPPQREAVLKTEGPLLILAGAGSGKTRVLTHRIAYLIEEIGVHPGNILAITFTNKAAKEMKYRVESLLKEPANIWVSTFHAACVRILRRDIDRIGYTSDFVIYDTTDQKVVLKECYKELNINDKNYPLPMVQSRISEAKDRMETPERFRKLYAGDFQMEKIGQIYELYQKKLKKNNALDFDDLIFNTVELFTKDPVTLSYYQHKFQYIMVDEYQDTNQLQYKLVSMLAKIHQNLCVVGDDDQSIYSWRGADIRNILNFEDEFKNATVIKLEQNYRSTQNILDAANSVIKNNRGRKNKVLWTSQESGEKLKYYRAMTEQDEAQFIVKQIKDLMDREEKNYSDFSILYRTNAQSRVIEDMLMKASIPYRIYGGLKFYDRKEIKDMIAYLRLIQNPVDDVSLKRVINVPKRGIGDRTIEKLQEKANQTGESLFSVLLDDELIDGFSRRIIAGIKDFVLLISRYGQLKEELSIEELIGKILEESGYLEELKKEGTVEAQGRMENLQEFLSVAIDFDRNSEEKTLEEFLSNISLVSDLDKMEDEENTVVLMTLHSAKGLEFPIVFLVGMEEGIFPIGRAKSDENDLEEERRLCYVGITRAEETLFLTHAKMRTLYGRTNYNPMSRFIEEIAEDLIDMDREAIKKQDQRTFAPSKGIYRGATLKTEPKPQGSKGEAKPGSKINHGKFGVGTIISVSKKADQTELTIAFDNAGIKKLIMEFAPITLI comes from the coding sequence ATGGATCTATCCATGTTAAATCCTCCACAAAGAGAGGCAGTTTTAAAAACAGAAGGGCCACTTCTTATATTAGCGGGTGCAGGATCTGGAAAAACTAGGGTATTGACCCATAGAATTGCTTATTTGATTGAAGAAATAGGAGTGCATCCAGGAAATATACTAGCCATTACTTTTACAAATAAAGCTGCAAAGGAAATGAAATACAGAGTAGAAAGCCTATTAAAAGAACCAGCAAATATATGGGTAAGTACCTTTCATGCAGCTTGTGTAAGGATTTTAAGAAGAGATATCGACAGGATTGGATATACTAGTGATTTTGTCATTTATGATACAACAGATCAAAAGGTAGTTTTAAAGGAATGCTATAAGGAATTAAATATTAATGATAAAAATTATCCATTGCCTATGGTTCAAAGTAGAATTAGTGAGGCAAAAGATAGAATGGAGACTCCTGAAAGGTTTAGAAAGCTATATGCAGGAGATTTTCAAATGGAGAAAATAGGACAAATCTATGAGCTTTATCAGAAAAAATTAAAAAAGAATAATGCTCTAGATTTTGATGATTTGATTTTTAACACAGTAGAATTATTTACAAAAGATCCAGTAACCCTTTCTTATTATCAACATAAATTCCAATATATTATGGTCGATGAGTACCAAGATACCAATCAACTTCAATATAAATTAGTTTCTATGCTTGCAAAAATCCATCAAAATCTTTGTGTAGTAGGAGATGATGACCAGTCTATTTATAGCTGGAGAGGGGCAGACATAAGAAATATACTAAACTTTGAAGATGAATTTAAAAATGCTACAGTAATCAAGTTAGAACAAAATTATCGTTCTACTCAAAATATATTAGATGCTGCAAATAGTGTAATAAAAAACAATAGAGGTAGAAAAAATAAAGTATTATGGACATCTCAAGAGTCAGGTGAGAAATTAAAATATTATAGAGCTATGACAGAACAAGATGAAGCACAGTTTATCGTGAAACAAATTAAAGATCTGATGGATAGGGAAGAAAAAAATTATTCTGATTTTTCTATTTTGTATAGAACAAATGCTCAATCTCGTGTCATAGAAGATATGCTTATGAAAGCTTCTATTCCTTATCGTATATATGGAGGATTAAAATTCTATGATCGAAAAGAAATAAAGGATATGATTGCGTATTTAAGGCTTATTCAAAATCCTGTAGATGATGTAAGCTTAAAAAGAGTCATCAATGTACCTAAAAGAGGAATCGGAGATCGAACCATAGAAAAGCTCCAAGAAAAAGCAAACCAAACAGGAGAAAGTTTATTTAGTGTATTATTAGATGATGAGCTGATAGACGGATTTTCACGAAGGATTATAGCTGGAATTAAAGATTTTGTACTTTTGATTAGTAGATATGGTCAATTAAAGGAAGAATTAAGTATAGAAGAATTAATTGGTAAAATATTAGAAGAATCAGGTTATTTAGAAGAACTTAAAAAAGAAGGAACGGTAGAAGCACAAGGAAGAATGGAGAACTTACAAGAATTTTTATCTGTAGCTATAGATTTTGATCGAAATAGTGAGGAAAAGACATTAGAAGAATTTTTATCTAATATTTCACTAGTTTCTGATTTAGATAAAATGGAAGATGAAGAAAATACAGTAGTTTTGATGACGCTTCATAGTGCAAAGGGACTGGAATTCCCTATTGTATTCTTAGTGGGTATGGAAGAAGGAATATTTCCTATTGGAAGAGCAAAATCTGATGAAAATGATTTAGAAGAAGAAAGAAGACTTTGCTATGTGGGGATTACAAGAGCAGAGGAGACACTTTTTTTAACTCATGCAAAAATGAGAACTTTATACGGAAGAACAAACTATAATCCTATGTCTAGATTTATTGAAGAAATTGCAGAAGACTTGATAGATATGGATAGAGAAGCAATTAAAAAACAAGATCAAAGAACATTTGCTCCATCAAAGGGAATCTATAGAGGAGCTACTTTAAAGACAGAACCAAAGCCACAAGGAAGCAAAGGAGAAGCTAAACCAGGAAGCAAGATCAATCATGGAAAATTTGGAGTAGGTACCATTATATCTGTTAGTAAAAAAGCAGATCAAACTGAACTTACCATTGCATTTGATAACGCAGGAATTAAAAAACTGATTATGGAGTTTGCTCCTATTACACTTATATAA
- the gatC gene encoding Asp-tRNA(Asn)/Glu-tRNA(Gln) amidotransferase subunit GatC, with protein sequence MNIDHIAELSKIKLSEYEKEKMIDDFGRTIDFVDGLKEVNVDEVSPTYHVLNIENVYREDQILPSMKQDEVLKNAPKKNDGYFQVPRMIE encoded by the coding sequence ATGAATATAGATCATATTGCTGAACTTTCTAAAATCAAATTAAGTGAATATGAAAAAGAAAAAATGATAGATGATTTTGGGAGAACAATTGATTTTGTAGATGGGTTAAAAGAAGTGAATGTAGATGAAGTTTCTCCTACTTATCATGTTTTGAATATAGAAAATGTATATAGAGAAGATCAAATATTACCTTCTATGAAGCAAGATGAAGTTTTAAAGAATGCACCTAAAAAAAATGATGGATATTTTCAGGTGCCAAGGATGATAGAATAG